Proteins encoded together in one Rhizobium sp. 11515TR window:
- a CDS encoding cytochrome c oxidase assembly protein gives MRALAALMILLLTGREAAAHGAEAHLFHSVWTIDPWIVTPLAVAAFLYGRGCWRLRRRARTSRPVVAKRALCCWAGWLTLAGALLSPLHWLGEQLFTFHMIEHEIIMAISAPMIVIARPAGMFLWGLPDRLRRWTGRAMRRSSVRIAWRWLSGGTNATLLHAVALWTWHAPILFDAAVGDVTLHRLQHVSFFATAILFWWSIFWRSNRGVAAWHLFLTMLHTGALGALMALAPRVLYVAQTHAAETWGLTPIEDQQLAGIVMWIPAGTIYAGAALAMAALWIANAGRGADDVQHIRPL, from the coding sequence ATGCGAGCATTAGCCGCCCTCATGATCCTGCTGTTGACGGGGCGGGAGGCTGCCGCGCATGGCGCGGAAGCCCATCTCTTTCATTCGGTCTGGACGATCGACCCGTGGATCGTGACACCATTAGCGGTCGCGGCTTTTCTTTACGGCCGAGGCTGCTGGAGGCTGAGGCGACGCGCTCGGACGAGCAGGCCCGTCGTAGCAAAGCGTGCCCTTTGTTGTTGGGCCGGCTGGCTAACGCTTGCCGGTGCGCTGCTGTCTCCGCTGCACTGGCTCGGAGAGCAGCTTTTTACGTTTCACATGATCGAGCACGAAATCATCATGGCGATCTCCGCTCCGATGATCGTCATCGCGCGGCCGGCCGGCATGTTTCTCTGGGGACTGCCGGATCGGCTGAGGCGCTGGACGGGGAGGGCGATGAGGCGGAGTTCCGTGCGGATCGCCTGGCGCTGGCTGAGCGGAGGAACCAATGCCACCCTGTTGCATGCCGTCGCCCTATGGACCTGGCATGCGCCGATCCTGTTCGATGCCGCCGTCGGCGATGTCACGCTGCATCGCCTCCAGCATGTGAGCTTCTTCGCCACCGCTATTCTATTCTGGTGGTCGATCTTCTGGCGCAGCAATCGCGGCGTGGCGGCGTGGCATCTGTTCCTAACCATGCTGCACACAGGAGCGCTCGGTGCGCTGATGGCGCTGGCGCCACGCGTCCTTTATGTCGCGCAGACGCATGCTGCGGAAACATGGGGCCTTACGCCGATCGAGGATCAGCAGCTCGCCGGGATAGTCATGTGGATTCCAGCCGGGACGATTTACGCCGGCGCTGCGCTCGCAATGGCAGCGCTATGGATAGCAAATGCCGGTAGGGGAGCGGACGATGTTCAGCACATCCGCCCATTATAG
- a CDS encoding NUDIX hydrolase yields MELKPWTVQSSRQILKDRWIDVRADDCVTSEGHSISPYYVLSYPDWVHVVAIGDDSSVLLLEQYRHGLGIVSLEVPGGGIDAGETPLEAGKRELLEETGFEARHWQYCGRLAPNPAMQTNYSHIVLATGLMESQAPMNDPSERVILRQLPLTEAVNKALTGGICQAIHTSALLLALAQGNLLKITT; encoded by the coding sequence ATGGAATTGAAGCCGTGGACGGTTCAATCATCGCGGCAGATCCTAAAGGATCGGTGGATCGACGTAAGGGCCGATGATTGCGTAACCAGCGAAGGTCACTCGATCTCTCCCTACTACGTTCTTTCATATCCTGACTGGGTGCACGTCGTTGCAATCGGTGACGACAGCTCCGTCCTGTTGCTGGAACAGTACCGCCATGGGCTCGGTATCGTATCGCTCGAAGTACCCGGTGGCGGAATTGATGCTGGCGAAACACCTTTGGAAGCCGGCAAGCGTGAACTTCTTGAAGAGACCGGCTTTGAGGCTCGCCATTGGCAATATTGTGGGCGCCTTGCACCCAATCCAGCCATGCAAACCAACTATAGCCACATCGTTTTAGCGACCGGGCTGATGGAGAGCCAAGCGCCGATGAATGATCCTTCAGAACGTGTCATACTGCGTCAGCTGCCTTTGACGGAGGCGGTAAACAAAGCCCTCACAGGTGGAATCTGCCAAGCCATTCACACCTCTGCCCTGCTGCTTGCCCTTGCGCAAGGAAACCTTCTGAAAATCACCACTTAG
- a CDS encoding c-type cytochrome, whose product MRILIWLCLAALLAVPVIWFVTDPAMPFAAGDPRLQDNGDPVRGQLIFAAGDCASCHATPGQKDRLKLGGGLALASPFGTFRAPNISSDPVDGIGKWSTVDLANALIGGVSPRHQHYYPVFPYPSYTGMRLEDISDLRAYLRTLAPVSGRPPAHDLFFPFRMRRLLGFWKLLFFHEGQTQGPASTDPAVARGRYLVETLGHCAECHSSRNMFGAIKPETRFAGGTDPEDTGFVPNITPSRIGNWSEADIAEMLKSGNTPNHGRVGSSMAEVVTNMAMLPQSDRDAIARYIKSLPPRPTPHP is encoded by the coding sequence ATGCGCATTCTGATTTGGCTGTGCCTGGCCGCCTTGCTGGCCGTCCCTGTGATCTGGTTCGTGACGGACCCTGCCATGCCTTTTGCAGCCGGTGATCCTCGCCTTCAAGACAACGGCGATCCGGTGCGGGGCCAGCTTATATTCGCCGCCGGCGACTGCGCGTCCTGCCACGCCACCCCAGGCCAGAAGGACCGTCTGAAATTGGGCGGCGGTCTCGCACTTGCATCGCCTTTCGGCACATTTCGTGCACCCAATATTTCATCCGATCCCGTTGATGGCATCGGAAAATGGAGCACCGTCGATCTCGCTAACGCCTTGATTGGCGGTGTTTCGCCGCGACATCAGCACTACTATCCGGTATTTCCCTATCCCAGCTATACGGGCATGCGGCTCGAGGACATCAGCGATCTAAGGGCCTATCTGAGGACATTGGCTCCGGTTTCCGGCCGCCCCCCCGCGCATGATCTGTTCTTCCCATTCCGCATGCGCCGCCTGCTGGGTTTTTGGAAATTGCTGTTCTTCCATGAAGGGCAGACGCAAGGACCCGCCAGCACCGATCCTGCCGTGGCTCGTGGCCGCTATCTGGTCGAGACCCTGGGCCACTGTGCAGAATGTCACTCATCGCGCAATATGTTCGGTGCGATAAAGCCCGAAACACGGTTTGCCGGCGGCACCGATCCTGAAGACACGGGCTTCGTTCCCAATATCACGCCGAGCCGGATCGGAAATTGGTCCGAAGCCGACATCGCGGAAATGCTGAAGAGCGGCAATACGCCGAATCATGGCCGCGTCGGCTCGTCCATGGCCGAGGTCGTCACCAACATGGCGATGCTGCCGCAGAGCGATCGCGATGCCATCGCGCGCTACATCAAGAGCCTGCCTCCTCGACCGACGCCGCATCCTTAA
- a CDS encoding c-type cytochrome, with protein MFSTSAHYRYRGIWLGAAAIAVLCTVIGVNWAKTSQQRLQVARVLTGGGDPSRAPPIFRRYGCTGCHEIPGIAGADGQVGGTLVGLQKRVYIAGVVNNTGDNLVHWIVSPQDFSPNSAMPKTGISQAEARDLAAYLYTH; from the coding sequence ATGTTCAGCACATCCGCCCATTATAGATACCGCGGTATCTGGCTGGGTGCGGCAGCCATTGCAGTACTTTGCACTGTGATCGGCGTAAACTGGGCAAAGACTTCGCAGCAGCGATTGCAGGTCGCGCGCGTGCTGACCGGAGGCGGCGATCCCTCCCGAGCACCACCGATCTTTCGTCGGTACGGCTGCACCGGATGCCATGAAATCCCTGGAATCGCCGGTGCGGATGGTCAGGTAGGCGGGACTTTGGTGGGTCTTCAAAAACGGGTCTACATCGCCGGCGTCGTCAATAATACGGGCGATAATCTCGTTCATTGGATCGTGTCACCGCAGGATTTCTCGCCCAACTCGGCGATGCCGAAAACAGGGATTTCGCAAGCCGAGGCACGCGATCTCGCCGCCTATCTCTACACTCACTAA